One genomic segment of Natrialbaceae archaeon AArc-T1-2 includes these proteins:
- a CDS encoding PQQ-binding-like beta-propeller repeat protein, producing MTDANTDPAVVRDEAGWSLGDLEPAASRHNWTRSGVTVHDGSIVVGTADGRVRSYDPDGECRWEAGGEEYAVSLAADDELVVVGGRGPTGRLRVLSRETGEQQWTYLTAEDVGSPARETFFAQPYVVDVAIAGDRIVVVARRYERDGDVQHWSSVVYGFDRAGELQWSYDARASPIAADVADGRVAVAYNRCPANHDHDHGLVVLETETGTELTTWDPGTPGERRVGDVAITDERIAVASHGDKHGYLLEDDGAEAWCVDLASECETDDETLYAYPNHVAVVDGTAIFVTGNTYAAETRDPDGRHPNEHTAVAVDLESGETIWSHDVRGFARCLSADDGLVAVPSAQNFRERDADTHAVHLLEAGTGPLETRSIEGISTAVSLSGDRLAVIEEPVEYHDEGVTRGAYRLHTWRLEG from the coding sequence ATGACCGACGCGAACACCGATCCAGCGGTCGTCCGGGACGAGGCCGGGTGGTCGCTGGGCGACCTCGAGCCGGCGGCGAGTCGCCACAACTGGACCCGCTCCGGCGTCACCGTCCACGACGGGTCGATCGTCGTCGGCACGGCGGACGGCCGGGTCCGCAGCTACGATCCCGACGGCGAGTGTCGCTGGGAGGCAGGCGGCGAGGAGTACGCCGTCTCGCTTGCGGCCGACGACGAGCTGGTCGTCGTCGGGGGGCGCGGGCCGACGGGACGGCTCCGGGTCCTCTCGCGGGAGACCGGTGAACAGCAGTGGACGTATCTCACCGCCGAGGACGTCGGCTCGCCCGCACGGGAGACGTTCTTCGCCCAGCCGTACGTCGTCGACGTCGCCATCGCTGGTGACCGGATCGTCGTCGTCGCACGCCGGTACGAACGCGACGGCGACGTCCAGCACTGGTCGAGCGTCGTCTACGGCTTCGATCGGGCGGGCGAGCTCCAGTGGAGCTACGACGCGCGGGCGTCGCCCATCGCCGCCGACGTCGCCGACGGCCGGGTCGCCGTCGCGTACAACCGCTGTCCGGCCAACCACGACCACGATCACGGACTGGTCGTCCTCGAGACCGAGACCGGCACGGAGCTGACGACCTGGGATCCCGGCACGCCGGGTGAGCGCCGCGTCGGCGACGTGGCTATCACCGACGAGAGGATCGCTGTCGCCAGCCACGGCGACAAACACGGTTACCTCCTCGAAGACGACGGCGCGGAGGCGTGGTGCGTCGACCTGGCGAGCGAGTGCGAGACCGACGACGAGACGCTGTATGCCTACCCGAACCACGTCGCCGTCGTCGACGGGACGGCGATTTTCGTCACTGGCAACACCTACGCCGCGGAGACGAGAGACCCCGACGGCCGCCACCCGAACGAGCACACGGCCGTCGCGGTCGACCTCGAGAGCGGGGAAACGATCTGGAGTCACGACGTCCGCGGGTTCGCCCGCTGTCTCTCGGCCGATGACGGCCTCGTCGCCGTCCCCTCGGCACAGAACTTCCGCGAGCGCGACGCCGACACCCACGCCGTCCACCTGCTCGAGGCCGGGACGGGACCGCTCGAGACCCGTTCGATCGAGGGAATCTCGACGGCCGTCTCGCTTTCGGGCGACCGTCTCGCCGTGATCGAGGAACCGGTCGAGTACCACGACGAGGGCGTCACGCGAGGTGCCTACCGGCTGCACACGTGGCGACTCGAGGGCTGA
- a CDS encoding DUF3209 family protein has translation MACAELEALRLALMNVTGSVDESVKQHAEAEIGDALEESGPIAALADAETLEEIQRHLDAALVDLEEKASAADATDPHGAYLRGRVVAVRDAEQRIRRLRERTDGLLEDFGETHHTLHEAFPVEE, from the coding sequence ATGGCTTGCGCAGAACTCGAAGCACTGAGACTCGCACTGATGAACGTCACTGGCAGCGTCGACGAGAGCGTCAAACAACACGCCGAGGCCGAGATCGGCGACGCCTTAGAGGAATCGGGCCCGATCGCGGCCCTGGCAGACGCCGAAACGCTCGAGGAGATTCAACGCCACCTCGACGCGGCGCTGGTCGACCTCGAAGAGAAGGCCTCCGCGGCCGACGCGACCGACCCACACGGGGCCTACCTCCGTGGCCGGGTCGTCGCGGTCCGGGACGCCGAACAGCGGATCCGCCGGCTCCGGGAGCGAACCGACGGCCTGCTCGAGGACTTCGGCGAGACCCACCACACGCTCCACGAGGCGTTCCCGGTCGAGGAATGA
- a CDS encoding CbiX/SirB N-terminal domain-containing protein has translation MSVDGPELADDVLADDAVLVVGHGSRREKSNEQVRKLAAMLEERVGVPADVAYLELAEPAIPEAIEELAPTCEHLSVVPLSLFGASHVKNDVPLAVQTARAQYDDLSLHCGSHLGVHPALVELLDERARAVEDELGVDREDDDVAVVVCARGSSDPDANADAHKLSRLLYEGRAFTRVETAFIGVTEPRLEDALHTVAKGRPDAVVVLPYMLGDGVLTGRIRDRTDEFDAEYPYVAAGAGEPLGTDERIVKVLADRFREARTGGVEMSCDTCKYKVELDGYEDDQGGARAMLRSLVHQAEHADREDVGDDPHVHDAPENHVAVCTNQTCAGSGATTVLERLRQEARDAEACDVHITRSSCLGQCGEGPMVAVYPDGIWYGGVTPEDTERIVSSHFERDRIVSDLVQQTL, from the coding sequence ATGAGTGTCGACGGCCCGGAGCTTGCAGACGACGTGCTCGCGGACGACGCCGTCCTCGTCGTCGGCCACGGCTCCCGGCGGGAGAAGTCGAACGAACAGGTCCGCAAGCTGGCGGCGATGCTCGAAGAGCGCGTCGGCGTGCCGGCAGACGTCGCCTACCTCGAGCTCGCAGAGCCCGCTATCCCCGAGGCGATCGAAGAGCTCGCGCCGACGTGTGAGCACCTCTCGGTCGTCCCGCTGTCGCTGTTCGGGGCGAGCCACGTCAAAAACGACGTGCCCCTGGCCGTCCAGACCGCGCGAGCACAGTACGACGACCTGTCGCTTCACTGTGGCTCCCATCTCGGAGTCCACCCCGCACTCGTCGAACTGCTCGACGAACGCGCTCGAGCGGTGGAGGACGAGCTCGGCGTCGACCGCGAGGACGACGACGTCGCGGTCGTCGTCTGTGCCCGGGGCTCGAGCGATCCGGACGCCAACGCCGACGCCCACAAGCTCTCGCGGCTGCTCTACGAGGGGCGGGCGTTTACGCGGGTGGAGACGGCCTTCATCGGGGTGACCGAACCCCGACTCGAGGACGCCTTACACACCGTCGCGAAGGGACGACCCGACGCGGTGGTCGTCTTACCGTACATGCTGGGCGACGGCGTCCTGACGGGACGGATCCGGGACCGCACGGACGAGTTCGACGCGGAGTATCCCTACGTGGCCGCAGGGGCCGGCGAACCGCTCGGGACGGACGAACGCATCGTGAAAGTGCTGGCGGATCGCTTCCGTGAGGCCCGCACCGGCGGCGTCGAGATGTCCTGTGACACCTGCAAGTACAAGGTCGAACTCGACGGCTACGAGGACGACCAGGGTGGTGCCCGGGCAATGCTGCGCTCGCTCGTCCACCAGGCCGAACACGCAGACCGCGAGGACGTCGGCGACGACCCACACGTCCACGACGCCCCCGAAAACCACGTCGCGGTCTGTACGAACCAGACCTGTGCGGGAAGCGGCGCGACGACAGTCCTCGAGCGACTCCGCCAGGAGGCCCGCGACGCCGAGGCGTGTGACGTCCACATCACCCGTAGCTCCTGTCTCGGCCAGTGTGGCGAGGGCCCGATGGTCGCCGTCTACCCCGACGGGATCTGGTACGGCGGGGTCACCCCCGAGGACACCGAACGCATCGTTTCGTCCCACTTCGAACGGGACCGCATCGTTTCCGACCTGGTCCAGCAGACGCTGTAG
- a CDS encoding cobalamin biosynthesis protein gives MTDGTLEIERPADLLAGHPATAYLWGHVAGSGEVTADGLEVVANDEPSAEVLAAIAGGAAADPERETTTREYAHDTSITRTDEEYTVAIDGSELYGQSGPLGLPVDGRGNYRFSAFSAHKRELLRGLLEGCGTVCFKSSSGTVGISFVADDRELLEAIDDLLASCPVEAPTGEISETSSGGYWFGLADDAAPAFGEWCYETCEETGLYAPSRKRKLERSLEQAENV, from the coding sequence ATGACCGACGGGACTCTCGAGATCGAGCGTCCCGCCGATCTCCTCGCCGGCCACCCGGCGACTGCCTACCTCTGGGGCCACGTCGCCGGCAGCGGCGAGGTCACGGCGGATGGCCTCGAGGTCGTCGCGAACGACGAGCCCTCGGCGGAAGTGCTCGCGGCGATCGCCGGCGGTGCGGCGGCCGACCCCGAACGGGAGACGACGACCCGCGAGTACGCCCACGACACCTCGATCACCCGGACCGACGAGGAGTACACCGTCGCGATCGACGGCTCGGAACTCTACGGCCAGAGCGGCCCGCTCGGTCTCCCGGTCGACGGCCGCGGGAACTACCGCTTTAGCGCCTTTTCGGCCCACAAGCGGGAACTCCTCCGGGGCCTGCTCGAGGGCTGTGGGACGGTCTGTTTCAAGTCCTCGAGCGGGACGGTCGGCATCTCGTTCGTCGCCGACGACCGGGAACTGCTCGAGGCGATCGACGACCTGCTCGCGTCCTGTCCCGTCGAGGCCCCCACGGGCGAAATAAGCGAGACCTCCTCGGGCGGCTACTGGTTCGGCCTCGCAGACGATGCCGCCCCCGCCTTCGGGGAGTGGTGTTACGAGACCTGCGAGGAGACGGGGCTGTACGCACCGAGCCGGAAACGGAAACTCGAGCGCAGTCTCGAACAGGCCGAGAACGTATGA
- a CDS encoding ferredoxin has protein sequence MPKYEVTLEKDACDGIFACLTRDPRFIEDDDGLATIDPDADPVYDATGEETVTVEDGRIVATFDDDRIEDTKQAAQACPVDAIEVREVGQ, from the coding sequence ATGCCCAAATACGAAGTCACCCTCGAGAAGGACGCCTGTGACGGCATCTTCGCCTGCCTGACCCGGGACCCGCGCTTTATCGAGGACGACGACGGCCTGGCGACGATCGACCCCGACGCCGACCCGGTCTACGACGCGACGGGCGAGGAGACTGTCACCGTCGAGGATGGTCGGATCGTCGCCACCTTCGACGACGACCGGATCGAGGACACCAAACAGGCCGCCCAGGCCTGTCCGGTGGACGCGATCGAGGTTCGGGAGGTGGGGCAATGA
- the cobJ gene encoding precorrin-3B C(17)-methyltransferase, with translation MSTDTDPESTDADESTSNCGASTDTEAETASDSGSKCGASSSDSTSSESKCGGSSSSSSDSTSSCGASSDDDSTEKEVGATVEDFDADPGQLMAVGLGPGHPEGMTQRAREALLEADHIVGYTTYIELIPDEITEQAEEIYDTPMCGEVSRTEESVDRTLAGNDVAIVGSGDPNVYALAGLALEIIESKGATASMVDFEVVPGVPAAQSCGARLGAPLVNDTVSISLSDHLVPMPEIESRLHAAAKESFTITIYNPWSRKRRDNFQKCCEILLTHRDPDTPVGIVHAAGREDEQVMITELGELEELGESEIIDMTTTIVVGNEETYVWDDRMVTPRGYETKYDY, from the coding sequence ATGAGCACCGATACCGACCCCGAATCCACCGACGCTGACGAATCGACTTCCAACTGTGGCGCGAGCACCGACACCGAGGCCGAGACTGCGAGCGATTCCGGCTCGAAATGCGGGGCCTCGAGCAGCGACTCGACGTCCTCGGAATCCAAATGCGGGGGCTCGAGTTCGAGTTCCAGCGACTCGACATCCTCCTGTGGGGCCTCGAGCGACGACGATTCGACCGAGAAAGAAGTCGGCGCGACCGTCGAGGACTTCGACGCCGACCCCGGCCAACTGATGGCCGTCGGCCTCGGCCCCGGCCATCCCGAGGGGATGACCCAGCGGGCGAGAGAGGCCCTGCTCGAGGCCGATCACATCGTCGGCTACACGACCTACATCGAACTGATCCCCGACGAGATCACCGAGCAGGCCGAGGAGATCTACGACACGCCGATGTGTGGCGAAGTGTCGCGAACCGAGGAGTCGGTCGACCGCACGCTCGCGGGCAACGACGTGGCGATCGTCGGCAGCGGCGACCCGAACGTCTACGCGCTGGCGGGACTCGCACTCGAGATCATAGAGTCGAAGGGCGCGACGGCCTCGATGGTCGACTTCGAGGTCGTGCCGGGTGTCCCCGCCGCACAGTCCTGTGGGGCCCGCCTGGGTGCTCCCCTCGTGAACGACACCGTCTCGATCTCGCTGTCCGATCACCTCGTGCCGATGCCCGAGATCGAGTCCCGGCTCCACGCCGCGGCCAAGGAGAGTTTCACGATCACGATCTACAACCCCTGGAGCCGCAAGCGCCGCGACAACTTCCAGAAGTGCTGTGAGATTCTTCTCACGCATCGTGATCCCGACACGCCCGTCGGCATCGTCCACGCTGCCGGCCGCGAGGACGAGCAGGTGATGATCACCGAACTCGGCGAACTCGAAGAGCTCGGCGAAAGCGAGATCATCGACATGACGACCACCATCGTCGTCGGCAACGAGGAGACCTACGTCTGGGACGACCGGATGGTCACCCCGCGTGGCTACGAGACGAAGTACGACTACTGA
- a CDS encoding precorrin-3B C(17)-methyltransferase has protein sequence MSGADDAGQVDETADSADATGTPEEYGTLYVVGIGPGLPDHMTKRAKDVIETADCVIVSNLYQEFLREDGTLPPEEAVDEDGFVTRNEGHEQQIVRSSMGRQIELAKEAFERVRAGEDVAHVSGGDPSVYGKSDLLFLMADEEEATDIPIEIVPGVTAALGGSAMVGAPLCNDFCTVSLSDKWRGWDEIEEKLRAAAISDFVIVLYNCWRNYEKAVEIVREERTDDAYVAIVNDAGREDAGRNGEGHFVTTLGDAVNHDEKVSGMGTSLIIGNHETDTWSNDDRTYLVTPRGGRDVDDF, from the coding sequence ATGAGCGGCGCTGACGACGCTGGACAGGTCGACGAGACGGCCGATAGCGCCGACGCGACGGGGACACCGGAGGAGTACGGCACCCTCTACGTCGTCGGCATCGGCCCCGGCCTGCCCGATCACATGACCAAGCGCGCGAAAGACGTTATCGAGACGGCCGACTGCGTGATCGTCTCGAATCTCTACCAGGAGTTCCTGCGCGAGGACGGCACGCTGCCACCCGAGGAGGCGGTCGACGAGGACGGGTTCGTGACTCGAAACGAGGGTCACGAACAGCAGATCGTCCGCTCGTCGATGGGACGCCAGATCGAGCTGGCGAAGGAGGCCTTCGAGCGCGTTCGCGCGGGCGAAGACGTCGCCCACGTCTCCGGCGGCGACCCCTCGGTCTACGGCAAGTCCGACCTCCTCTTCCTGATGGCCGACGAGGAGGAAGCGACGGACATCCCCATCGAGATCGTTCCCGGCGTGACCGCCGCACTCGGCGGGTCGGCGATGGTCGGTGCACCCCTGTGTAACGACTTCTGTACCGTCTCGCTGTCCGACAAGTGGCGTGGCTGGGACGAGATCGAGGAGAAACTGCGTGCCGCGGCAATCAGCGACTTCGTGATCGTCCTCTACAACTGCTGGCGCAACTACGAGAAGGCCGTCGAGATCGTCCGCGAGGAACGGACCGACGACGCCTACGTGGCCATCGTCAACGACGCCGGCCGAGAGGACGCCGGGCGAAACGGCGAGGGCCACTTCGTCACGACGCTTGGCGACGCTGTGAACCACGACGAGAAGGTCTCGGGGATGGGCACCTCGCTCATCATCGGCAACCACGAGACCGACACCTGGAGCAACGACGATCGAACGTACCTCGTCACCCCGCGTGGCGGGCGTGACGTCGACGACTTCTGA
- the cbiG gene encoding cobalt-precorrin 5A hydrolase, with protein MSTDSNDSDDSGHCKTPDSDGEVAEEIAIIAFERKMDTAEEIVEGIGARYDSVDILEYHGDVFEEYWGEYDCFVGLMASGIAMRKTAHLLEDKWDDPAIVVVDEELTWAIPITGGHHGANQVAQDLATMGAIPAMTTASEAAGKQGVEARAKAMDLHVVNGDSTVATNLAVLDDELGPVARLDGPKAVLVGDDVTVLKRNSEDGVVIGTGSVSGADKETFLAAWETALEQTDYDRADVEFVATATRKEDEEGLLAAAEELGLGVVAFEKETLLEHEGPTPSKSKELIGWPGVSEASAIAGGRENELVLEKIGYEDEVTVAIGR; from the coding sequence ATGAGTACTGACAGCAACGATTCCGACGACAGTGGACACTGCAAGACGCCCGACTCGGACGGCGAAGTCGCGGAGGAGATCGCCATCATCGCCTTCGAGCGCAAGATGGACACCGCCGAGGAGATCGTCGAGGGCATCGGCGCTCGCTACGACTCGGTGGACATCCTCGAGTACCACGGCGACGTCTTCGAGGAGTACTGGGGCGAGTACGACTGTTTCGTCGGGTTGATGGCAAGCGGTATCGCAATGAGAAAAACCGCCCACCTGCTCGAGGACAAGTGGGACGATCCGGCGATCGTCGTGGTCGACGAGGAACTGACCTGGGCGATCCCGATCACGGGTGGCCACCACGGCGCAAACCAGGTCGCACAGGACCTGGCGACGATGGGCGCGATCCCGGCGATGACCACCGCGAGCGAGGCGGCGGGCAAGCAGGGCGTCGAAGCCCGTGCGAAGGCGATGGATCTCCACGTCGTCAACGGCGATTCGACCGTGGCGACGAACCTCGCCGTGCTCGACGACGAACTCGGCCCCGTGGCCCGCCTCGACGGCCCGAAGGCGGTGCTGGTCGGCGACGACGTGACTGTCCTCAAGCGCAACTCCGAGGACGGCGTCGTCATCGGCACCGGCAGCGTCTCCGGGGCGGACAAGGAGACGTTCCTCGCAGCCTGGGAAACGGCCCTCGAGCAGACCGACTACGACAGAGCAGACGTCGAGTTCGTCGCGACGGCGACCCGGAAGGAAGACGAGGAGGGGCTGCTCGCCGCGGCCGAGGAACTCGGGCTGGGCGTCGTCGCCTTCGAGAAGGAGACCCTGCTCGAGCACGAGGGGCCGACCCCCTCGAAGTCCAAGGAGCTGATCGGCTGGCCGGGCGTCTCGGAGGCCTCGGCGATCGCCGGCGGCCGTGAGAACGAACTCGTCCTCGAGAAGATCGGCTACGAGGACGAGGTAACGGTGGCGATCGGCCGATGA
- a CDS encoding cobalt-precorrin-4/precorrin-4 C(11)-methyltransferase, protein MSDANYTAGDVREGVPFVGAGPGDPGLLTVTGRELLAEADLVVHAGSLVNSELLEEYCDHAELVNSVGKDLEELIPLMAEAYHEGRTVVRLHSGDPAIYGAALEQMDALEAEDVPTYFVPGVTSSFAASATLGTQLTLNEVANHVAFTRPQGKTLSEEEDHISDFVEMGDVTTCIYLGTHAVRETMERLLEDGHDPDIPVAVVYHASWPDEDVITGTIGTIADEVAEAGYRASALVLIGEAVTGAGYERSYLYGDWANRGSNDSEETDDGCSD, encoded by the coding sequence ATGAGCGACGCGAACTACACCGCCGGCGACGTTCGCGAGGGCGTACCCTTCGTCGGGGCCGGCCCCGGCGACCCGGGCCTGCTGACCGTTACCGGCCGGGAACTGCTCGCCGAGGCCGACCTCGTGGTGCATGCCGGCTCGCTTGTCAACAGCGAACTGCTCGAGGAGTACTGTGACCACGCCGAGCTGGTCAACTCCGTCGGCAAGGACTTAGAGGAACTGATCCCGCTGATGGCAGAGGCGTATCACGAGGGCCGAACTGTCGTTCGCCTCCACAGCGGCGACCCCGCCATCTACGGGGCCGCACTCGAGCAGATGGACGCCTTGGAGGCCGAGGACGTGCCGACCTATTTCGTCCCCGGCGTGACCTCCTCGTTTGCGGCGAGTGCAACGCTTGGCACCCAGCTGACCTTGAACGAGGTCGCGAACCACGTGGCGTTCACCCGCCCGCAGGGCAAGACCTTGAGCGAGGAGGAGGATCACATCAGCGACTTCGTCGAGATGGGCGACGTGACGACCTGCATCTACCTGGGTACCCACGCGGTGCGGGAGACGATGGAGCGGTTGCTCGAGGACGGTCATGACCCGGACATTCCGGTGGCGGTGGTCTATCACGCCTCCTGGCCCGACGAGGACGTCATCACGGGGACGATCGGGACGATCGCTGACGAGGTAGCGGAGGCAGGCTACCGGGCCTCCGCGCTGGTCCTGATCGGCGAGGCCGTCACCGGCGCGGGCTACGAGCGCTCGTACCTCTACGGCGACTGGGCAAATCGTGGGTCGAACGATAGTGAAGAGACAGACGATGGGTGTTCGGACTGA
- a CDS encoding cobalt-factor II C(20)-methyltransferase, whose product MTVYGVGLGPGDAELVTVKGKRVLEDAEIVYSPGRLSRSVALEHVEESKIGDLDFPMTRDPEELRSAWKEAAEEVATQARETDVAFVTLGDPNVYSTFGHLRRTLDTFHPEVDLEVVPGVSAMTAFATALGVEIESGTGLALREAANGAAPTGPDRMILFKVTDAPTTYEKLTEAGYEVRFGRRLFMEQGETIVTDDPGEIDERDYYTLAYAEREGLERDLATAAFDVDEEADADTDAEAEGSA is encoded by the coding sequence GTGACCGTCTACGGCGTCGGCCTCGGCCCCGGCGATGCAGAGCTTGTGACGGTCAAGGGCAAACGCGTCCTCGAGGACGCCGAGATCGTCTACTCCCCCGGCCGCCTCTCCCGATCGGTCGCACTCGAACACGTCGAGGAGTCGAAGATCGGCGACCTCGATTTCCCGATGACCCGGGACCCCGAGGAACTCCGGAGTGCCTGGAAGGAGGCCGCCGAGGAGGTCGCGACGCAAGCCCGCGAGACGGACGTGGCCTTCGTCACCCTCGGCGACCCCAACGTCTACTCGACGTTTGGCCACCTCCGGCGGACCCTCGATACCTTCCACCCGGAGGTGGACCTCGAGGTCGTCCCCGGCGTGAGCGCGATGACGGCCTTTGCGACGGCGCTCGGCGTCGAGATCGAGTCCGGCACGGGCCTGGCGCTCCGGGAGGCCGCAAACGGCGCGGCTCCCACCGGTCCCGACCGGATGATCCTGTTCAAGGTCACCGACGCGCCGACCACGTACGAAAAGCTGACCGAGGCGGGCTACGAGGTTCGCTTCGGCCGGCGACTGTTCATGGAACAGGGCGAGACGATCGTCACCGACGATCCGGGCGAGATCGACGAACGGGATTACTACACGCTCGCCTACGCCGAACGGGAGGGTCTCGAGCGCGATCTGGCGACGGCGGCGTTCGACGTCGACGAGGAGGCGGACGCTGACACCGACGCCGAAGCGGAGGGGTCGGCATGA
- the cbiT gene encoding precorrin-6Y C5,15-methyltransferase (decarboxylating) subunit CbiT, which yields MAQVALPHDAKAGPTKPEVRAVTLAKLDLGPSDHVVDVGSCTGAVTIEAARRAGRVTAIERKPERLEVTEKNLAANEVDADVTVREAEAPDGLPEDADALFVGGSRNFEAVLDHAVETDVDRIVMNVARLEVAGRAVEAFREREILDEVVQFQVSHGYELVGATSFDSQNPVYMIVGRRDAEGLA from the coding sequence ATGGCCCAGGTAGCCCTGCCACACGACGCGAAGGCCGGACCGACGAAGCCGGAGGTCCGGGCGGTGACACTCGCAAAGCTCGATTTGGGACCGTCCGATCACGTCGTCGACGTCGGCTCCTGTACCGGTGCGGTGACGATCGAGGCGGCCCGTCGAGCCGGGCGGGTGACGGCAATCGAGCGCAAGCCCGAGCGCCTCGAGGTCACGGAGAAGAACCTCGCGGCAAACGAGGTCGACGCGGACGTGACGGTCCGTGAAGCCGAAGCCCCCGACGGACTCCCCGAGGACGCAGACGCTCTGTTCGTCGGCGGGAGCCGCAACTTCGAGGCCGTGCTGGACCACGCCGTCGAGACCGACGTCGACCGGATCGTGATGAACGTCGCTCGTCTGGAGGTCGCGGGCCGGGCCGTCGAGGCCTTCCGCGAGCGCGAAATCCTGGACGAGGTCGTCCAGTTCCAGGTCAGCCACGGCTACGAACTCGTCGGCGCGACGAGCTTCGATTCACAGAACCCGGTGTACATGATCGTCGGCCGTCGCGACGCGGAGGGGTTGGCGTGA
- a CDS encoding precorrin-2 dehydrogenase/sirohydrochlorin ferrochelatase family protein, translating to MLPLFHDFEGRSVVVVGGGPVALRKARTFATEADVTVFAPAFADGFETVDCECVRRELEPADAPVVVDDTFLVVPATDDGDLNDAVATAAREAGALVNRVDRRGDVVTPSRAESDRVTVAISTDGASPAISKYLRQEIEPLLERVDPMVSLQAELREELQDDDELSVPERREALWRVLEDEEVWQRLEDGREADARARAWDLVNDVGNTDDEE from the coding sequence ATGCTCCCGCTCTTTCACGACTTCGAGGGTCGGTCGGTGGTCGTCGTCGGCGGCGGTCCCGTCGCCCTGCGAAAGGCACGGACCTTCGCGACCGAGGCCGACGTGACCGTGTTCGCTCCGGCGTTCGCCGACGGCTTCGAGACGGTCGACTGCGAGTGCGTCCGCCGTGAACTCGAGCCCGCCGACGCTCCGGTCGTCGTCGACGACACCTTCCTCGTCGTCCCCGCGACCGACGACGGGGACCTCAACGACGCGGTCGCGACGGCCGCCCGCGAGGCCGGCGCGCTCGTCAACCGCGTCGATCGCCGCGGCGACGTCGTCACACCGAGTCGCGCCGAGTCCGACCGGGTGACGGTCGCCATCTCCACCGACGGCGCGAGCCCTGCCATCTCGAAGTACCTCCGACAGGAGATCGAGCCCTTGCTCGAGCGCGTCGACCCGATGGTCTCGCTCCAGGCGGAGCTACGCGAGGAACTCCAGGACGACGACGAACTGTCCGTCCCGGAACGCCGGGAGGCGCTGTGGCGCGTGCTCGAGGACGAGGAGGTCTGGCAGCGACTCGAGGACGGTCGCGAGGCGGATGCTCGAGCGCGGGCGTGGGACCTCGTAAACGACGTGGGAAACACCGACGACGAGGAGTGA